In Formosa haliotis, the sequence ACCATGGCCACATTATTTTCGTTACAATAATCGATGCTTAATTGATCTTTTATAGATCCACCTGGCTGAATAACCGCAGTAATTCCAGCGTTTTTAGCAATCTCTACACAATCAGGGAATGGGAAAAACGCATCGCTCGCCATAACTGCACCATTTAAATCGAAATTAAAAGATTGTGCTTTATGTATAGCTTGATTAAGAGCATCTACACGGCTTGTTTGTCCTGTTCCACTAGCACAAAGCTGGTTGTTTTTTACTAAAACAATCGTGTTTGATTTGGTGTGTTTACAGATTTTTGAAGCAAAGATTAAATCATTTAACTCACTTTCTGTAGGATTATTGTTAGTTGCGTTTTTTAAATCTTCTAAACGATCTGTTTTGTTGTTAGCATCCTGAACTAAAACACCATTTAAACAAGATCTTACATTTGTTTTAGGTAATTCGATATCGTGAAGAATTAAAAGAATTCTGTTTTTCTTTCCTTTTAATAATTCTACAGCTTCAGATGAAAATGAAGGTGCGATTACAACTTCGCAGAATAAACTATGAATTTCTTCGGCAGTAGCTAAATCAATTTCAGTATTACAAATTAATACCCCTCCAAAAGCAGAAACTGGATCTCCAGCTAATGCGTCTAAATAGGCGTCTTTAAGGGTGTCGCGTTGTGCAACTCCACAAGCGTTATTATGCTTTAAGATGGCAAACGTAGGTTTATCTCCTTTAAATTCTTTAATTAAATTAACGGCAGCATCAACATCTAAAAGGTTATTATAGCTTAACTCTTTTCCGTTAAGTTTTGTGAAGATGTCATCAAAATTTCCGTAGAAAAATCCTTTTTGGTGAGGGTTTTCTCCATAACGTAATACTTGGCCGTTTTGTTCGCTTATTTTTAAAACTGTTTCTTCCTGATTTTGGTTGAAGTAATTAAAAATAGCAGTATCGTAATGAGAAGATACATTAAATGATTTTCTTGCAAAATCTTTTCTTTGGTCTAAAGATAAAATTCCGTGTTGGTTAGAAATAATGTCTAAAAATTCTGCATAATCGTTAACCGAAGATACACAAACCACATCGGCGTAGTTTTTTGCAGCGGCACGAATTAATGAAATTCCACCGATATCAATTTTCTCTATAATATCTTGTTCGCTAG encodes:
- the purH gene encoding bifunctional phosphoribosylaminoimidazolecarboxamide formyltransferase/IMP cyclohydrolase, which codes for MSNEKTIKSALISVFSKDGLEPIIKKLNDLGVTLYSTGGTQAFINDLGIDVVPVEDVTSYPSILGGRVKTLHPKVFGGILNRQDNPQDHAELAEFDIPQIDLVIVDLYPFEKTVASGASEQDIIEKIDIGGISLIRAAAKNYADVVCVSSVNDYAEFLDIISNQHGILSLDQRKDFARKSFNVSSHYDTAIFNYFNQNQEETVLKISEQNGQVLRYGENPHQKGFFYGNFDDIFTKLNGKELSYNNLLDVDAAVNLIKEFKGDKPTFAILKHNNACGVAQRDTLKDAYLDALAGDPVSAFGGVLICNTEIDLATAEEIHSLFCEVVIAPSFSSEAVELLKGKKNRILLILHDIELPKTNVRSCLNGVLVQDANNKTDRLEDLKNATNNNPTESELNDLIFASKICKHTKSNTIVLVKNNQLCASGTGQTSRVDALNQAIHKAQSFNFDLNGAVMASDAFFPFPDCVEIAKNAGITAVIQPGGSIKDQLSIDYCNENNVAMVFTGTRHFKH